In Sodalis ligni, a single genomic region encodes these proteins:
- the rhmD gene encoding L-rhamnonate dehydratase — protein sequence MILPKIKHVRAWFTGGATAAKGAGGGDYHDQVGQHWIDDHIATPMSKYKEYEQSRQSFGINVLGTLVVEVEADNGQTGFAVSTAGEMGCFIVEKHLNRFIEGKCVSDIKLIHDQMLNATLYYAGSGGLVMNTISCVDLALWDLFGKVADLPVYKLLGGAVRDEIRFYATGARPDLAQQMGFIGGKMPTHRGPHDGDAGIRQDAAMVAEYRDKCGPDFWLMLDCWMSQDVNYATKLAYACAPYNLKWIEECLPPQQFEGYRELKRNAPPGMMVSSGEHHGTLQSFRTLAETGIDIMQPDVGWCGGLTTLIEIAAIAKSRGQLVVPHGSSVYSHHAVITFTNTPFSEFLMTSPDCATLRPQFDPILLNEPVPENGRMHKSVLDKPGFGVELNRECNLQRPYTH from the coding sequence ATGATCCTACCGAAAATCAAACATGTCCGCGCCTGGTTTACCGGCGGCGCAACCGCGGCCAAAGGCGCCGGCGGCGGCGATTACCACGACCAGGTCGGTCAGCACTGGATTGACGACCATATCGCCACGCCGATGAGCAAATATAAGGAGTATGAACAGTCCAGGCAGTCGTTCGGCATCAACGTGCTGGGCACGCTGGTGGTGGAGGTGGAAGCGGATAACGGCCAGACCGGCTTTGCGGTTTCCACCGCCGGCGAAATGGGCTGTTTTATCGTGGAAAAGCATCTGAACCGTTTTATCGAGGGGAAATGCGTCAGCGACATTAAGCTTATCCACGACCAGATGCTCAATGCCACCCTCTATTATGCCGGTTCCGGCGGCCTGGTCATGAATACCATTTCCTGCGTCGATCTGGCGCTGTGGGATCTTTTCGGCAAAGTGGCCGATCTGCCGGTATATAAGCTGCTGGGCGGCGCGGTCCGCGATGAAATACGGTTCTACGCCACCGGCGCCAGGCCCGATCTGGCGCAGCAGATGGGCTTTATCGGCGGTAAGATGCCGACCCATCGCGGGCCCCATGACGGCGATGCCGGGATACGCCAGGATGCGGCCATGGTGGCGGAATACCGCGACAAATGCGGTCCGGACTTCTGGCTGATGCTGGATTGCTGGATGAGCCAGGACGTCAATTACGCCACCAAACTGGCCTACGCCTGCGCCCCTTACAACCTGAAATGGATCGAGGAGTGCCTGCCGCCGCAGCAGTTTGAAGGCTACCGGGAGTTAAAGCGCAACGCGCCGCCGGGAATGATGGTCAGCAGCGGCGAACACCACGGTACGTTGCAATCATTCCGGACCCTGGCGGAAACCGGCATCGATATCATGCAGCCCGATGTGGGCTGGTGCGGCGGCCTGACGACGCTGATTGAAATCGCCGCCATCGCCAAATCCCGCGGCCAGCTGGTGGTGCCCCATGGCTCATCGGTCTACTCCCACCATGCGGTTATCACCTTTACCAATACGCCCTTCAGCGAATTTCTGATGACCAGCCCGGACTGCGCCACGCTGCGGCCGCAATTTGATCCGATTCTGCTTAATGAACCGGTGCCTGAAAACGGCCGTATGCATAAATCAGTGCTGGATAAACCCGGTTTTGGCGTTGAGCTTAACCGCGAATGTAATTTGCAGCGGCCTTATACCCATTAA
- a CDS encoding IclR family transcriptional regulator, producing the protein MMENSKVPALTRAIDILNVIARRGPCSAADIIAELGLPKSTTYLILAELKRQRFIALDVRDNYCLWTKLVELSEQALGKMDLRDIAKQRLTELMEDTGLLCHLGIIDDQNAYYILKIESTSTISVRSHEGKSLSLYRSGIGKCLLAWQDERQQQKIMNNIRFISKTPSTIITLAALKKELDGIRRQGWSFDNGEDYADVRCVAAPVFNARNELAAAISVVGTGQQITTDNRDLLAGKAIACAKDISRRLGWKSPFERKAS; encoded by the coding sequence ATAATGGAAAACAGCAAAGTCCCGGCGTTGACACGCGCCATTGATATCCTGAATGTTATTGCCCGGCGCGGCCCCTGCTCCGCCGCCGATATTATCGCCGAGCTGGGACTGCCTAAAAGCACCACGTATTTAATATTGGCTGAATTAAAAAGGCAGCGTTTTATTGCGCTTGATGTTCGTGATAATTATTGCCTGTGGACTAAATTGGTGGAATTGTCCGAGCAGGCGCTAGGCAAAATGGATTTACGGGATATCGCCAAACAGCGGCTGACGGAATTAATGGAAGATACCGGATTATTATGCCATCTGGGTATTATCGACGATCAGAATGCCTATTATATTTTAAAAATAGAATCTACTTCCACCATTAGCGTCCGGTCCCATGAAGGCAAAAGTCTCTCCCTGTATCGCTCCGGAATAGGCAAATGTTTGCTGGCCTGGCAGGACGAGCGCCAGCAGCAGAAGATCATGAATAATATCCGGTTCATCAGCAAAACCCCCAGCACGATTATTACCCTGGCCGCCCTCAAAAAAGAGCTGGACGGCATCCGCCGCCAGGGATGGAGCTTTGACAACGGCGAGGATTACGCCGATGTGCGCTGCGTGGCCGCGCCGGTATTCAATGCCCGCAATGAATTGGCCGCCGCCATCTCGGTGGTGGGAACCGGGCAACAAATCACGACGGATAACCGCGATCTGCTGGCCGGCAAAGCCATTGCCTGCGCCAAAGATATTTCCCGGCGGCTGGGCTGGAAAAGCCCCTTCGAACGCAAGGCTTCCTAA
- a CDS encoding MFS transporter, producing the protein MSLVNHSKAVTQAGKRAVKNLRWWMLALFLLGVTVNYITRNALGILAPELKNSLHMTTEQYSWIVAAFQLAYTIFQPFCGWLIDVIGLKLGFLICAVIWALMCLLHAGAGSWIQLAVLRFFMGASEAAATPANAKAIGDWFPKNERPVAAGWAGVGFSIGAMLAPPIIYAAHASFGWHGAFFLSGCLALLWVGLWWWLYQSPATHPNLTESERAFILQDNDPVPVRQPFWRSMKNISKDRRFYGIAIPAFLAEPAWGVLSFWVPLYLANERGMDLKQIALFAWMPFLAADLGSIASGYLTHLYIRLFGCTRINSVVASSITGAFLMLSLALMTLVQTPWLAILLISVGGFGHQVISCMLSALVVETFDKGQMATVNGMRGSCAWVASFAFSLIIGVTADTFGFKPLFIAMGFFDLIGAIFLVMFIAQRRAGVPA; encoded by the coding sequence ATGAGTCTCGTTAATCATTCCAAAGCGGTAACCCAGGCAGGTAAACGGGCGGTAAAAAATTTACGCTGGTGGATGCTGGCCTTATTTCTGCTCGGGGTTACCGTTAATTACATCACGCGTAATGCCCTGGGGATACTTGCTCCTGAATTAAAAAATTCCCTGCATATGACCACCGAGCAATATTCGTGGATCGTTGCCGCTTTTCAATTGGCCTACACCATTTTTCAGCCGTTTTGCGGCTGGCTCATTGATGTGATCGGCCTGAAATTGGGTTTTTTAATTTGTGCTGTAATTTGGGCGTTGATGTGTTTGCTGCATGCCGGAGCCGGCAGTTGGATTCAACTGGCGGTGCTGCGCTTTTTTATGGGGGCGTCGGAGGCAGCGGCCACTCCCGCCAATGCCAAGGCCATCGGCGACTGGTTCCCGAAAAACGAGCGCCCGGTGGCGGCGGGTTGGGCCGGCGTCGGGTTTTCCATCGGGGCTATGCTGGCGCCGCCGATTATCTATGCCGCCCACGCCTCTTTCGGCTGGCACGGCGCTTTCTTCCTGTCGGGCTGTCTGGCCCTGCTGTGGGTGGGGCTTTGGTGGTGGCTGTATCAATCGCCGGCCACGCATCCAAACCTGACCGAAAGCGAGCGCGCCTTCATCCTGCAGGATAACGATCCCGTCCCCGTCAGGCAGCCGTTTTGGCGGTCGATGAAAAATATCTCAAAAGACAGACGTTTCTACGGCATCGCCATTCCCGCGTTTCTGGCGGAACCCGCCTGGGGGGTCTTGAGCTTCTGGGTGCCGCTCTACCTGGCGAACGAACGGGGCATGGATCTCAAACAAATTGCCCTGTTTGCCTGGATGCCGTTTCTCGCCGCCGATTTAGGCAGTATCGCCAGCGGTTATCTCACCCATCTCTATATCCGTTTATTTGGCTGCACCCGCATTAATTCGGTGGTGGCCAGCTCAATTACCGGCGCGTTTCTGATGTTGTCGCTGGCGTTGATGACGCTGGTGCAAACCCCTTGGCTGGCTATTTTGCTTATCTCGGTGGGCGGTTTCGGCCATCAGGTTATCTCCTGCATGCTCAGCGCGCTGGTGGTGGAAACGTTCGACAAGGGACAAATGGCGACGGTAAATGGCATGCGGGGTTCATGCGCCTGGGTGGCCAGTTTCGCCTTTTCCCTGATTATCGGCGTTACCGCCGATACCTTCGGTTTTAAACCGCTTTTTATTGCCATGGGCTTTTTTGACCTGATTGGCGCTATTTTTCTGGTGATGTTTATTGCGCAGCGCCGCGCCGGCGTGCCGGCCTGA
- a CDS encoding TIM-barrel domain-containing protein — MKTLKNWILSRQTDAFVELKVDDLHIFRLYVLENGLFRVLIKRQGTLALDRTWSIAPKQDVPWEGREREYVGDFSRPGYQLEQDGDTLRVCTHTLRVTVHQPLWLEWEYRLQDRWMPLAADRPTGAYLLNAHGDGIEHYQRRHGQERYYGLGEKAGDLNRLGRRYEMRNLDAMGYNAASTDPLYKHIPFTITQRSDASFGVFYDNLSSSWFDLGNELDNYHPAYRRYRAEAGDLDYYLFLGPRVLDVTKAFVRLTGKTLFGPKWSLGYSGSTMHYTDAPDAQRQLMKFIALCREHAIPCDSFQLSSGYTSINDKRYVFNWNLEKFPRPRDMTRAFHQAGLKLAANIKPCLLLDHPQYDEAAAQGLFIRDSQSDGPARSVFWDDEGASLDFTNPDTVAWWQKNVRQQLLDMGIDATWNDNNEYELWDGEARCHGFGREIAIKHIRPVMPLLMMRASFEAQLRFAPDKRPYLISRSGCGGMQRYVQTWSGDNRTSWQTLRFNTRMGIGMSLSGLYNVGHDVGGFSGERPDAELFVRWVQNGVMHPRFTIHSWNDDGTVNEPWMYPAATPAVREAIRLRYRLMPYLYTLFWLACSEDEPMLRPTFLDHEQDERTFAETDDFMLGRDLLVASVVEPGARRRRVYLPDNQCGWYDWHSGQYFTGGQEIVLDAPLERLPLLVRAGAAIPLSGHYHCQDSAADDRRRLALFPLSGIGSGTGLLYEDDGESFGWRDGHALWLRWEMHSKADRIDIRFQQEGDYRPAWDVLTLQLPAGEDRPLYINGTRTTTYRLG; from the coding sequence ATGAAAACATTGAAGAACTGGATACTGTCGCGGCAAACCGATGCGTTCGTTGAGCTTAAGGTGGACGATCTGCATATTTTTCGCCTGTATGTGCTGGAAAACGGCCTGTTCCGGGTGTTGATCAAACGGCAGGGCACGCTGGCGCTGGATCGCACCTGGAGTATCGCGCCAAAGCAGGACGTCCCCTGGGAAGGACGCGAGCGCGAATATGTCGGCGATTTCTCCCGGCCGGGCTATCAGCTTGAGCAGGACGGCGATACGCTGCGCGTTTGTACCCATACCCTCAGGGTGACGGTACATCAGCCGCTATGGCTGGAATGGGAATACCGCCTGCAGGACCGGTGGATGCCGCTGGCCGCCGATCGTCCCACCGGGGCCTATCTGCTCAATGCCCACGGCGACGGCATTGAACATTACCAGCGGCGCCATGGGCAGGAACGTTATTACGGACTGGGAGAAAAGGCCGGCGACCTCAATCGCCTCGGCAGGCGTTATGAAATGCGCAATCTGGATGCCATGGGCTATAACGCCGCCTCAACCGATCCTCTGTACAAGCATATCCCTTTCACCATCACCCAGCGCAGCGATGCCAGTTTCGGGGTTTTCTACGATAACCTCAGCAGCAGCTGGTTTGATTTGGGCAATGAACTGGATAATTATCATCCGGCTTACCGCCGCTATCGCGCCGAGGCGGGGGATCTTGACTATTACCTGTTCCTTGGCCCGCGCGTGCTGGACGTCACCAAGGCATTCGTGCGGCTGACCGGTAAAACCCTGTTTGGTCCGAAATGGAGCCTCGGTTACAGCGGGTCCACCATGCATTATACCGACGCGCCTGATGCCCAGCGGCAACTGATGAAATTTATCGCGCTGTGCCGGGAACACGCTATCCCCTGTGATTCGTTTCAGCTTTCCTCCGGCTATACCTCTATTAATGACAAGCGTTATGTCTTCAATTGGAACCTTGAAAAATTTCCCCGGCCCCGGGATATGACCCGTGCGTTCCATCAGGCGGGGCTGAAACTGGCGGCCAATATCAAACCCTGCCTGCTGCTGGATCATCCGCAGTACGACGAAGCGGCGGCGCAAGGGCTGTTTATCCGCGATTCGCAGTCTGACGGTCCGGCGCGCTCGGTTTTCTGGGATGACGAGGGGGCCAGCCTGGATTTTACCAATCCCGACACGGTCGCCTGGTGGCAAAAAAATGTCCGGCAACAGCTGCTGGACATGGGCATCGATGCTACGTGGAATGACAACAACGAGTATGAACTGTGGGACGGGGAAGCCCGCTGCCATGGATTTGGCCGGGAAATCGCCATCAAGCACATCCGGCCGGTGATGCCGCTGCTGATGATGCGGGCGTCGTTTGAGGCACAGCTGCGGTTCGCGCCGGATAAACGGCCCTATTTGATCTCCCGTTCCGGCTGTGGGGGAATGCAGCGCTATGTACAGACCTGGAGCGGAGATAATCGCACCAGTTGGCAAACTCTGCGTTTCAATACCCGCATGGGCATCGGGATGAGCCTGTCCGGATTATATAACGTCGGTCACGACGTCGGCGGTTTTTCCGGCGAACGGCCGGATGCGGAGCTGTTCGTCCGCTGGGTGCAAAACGGCGTGATGCACCCGCGCTTTACCATTCACTCCTGGAACGATGACGGCACCGTCAACGAACCCTGGATGTATCCGGCGGCCACCCCGGCGGTACGCGAAGCCATTCGCTTGCGCTACCGGTTGATGCCATATCTTTATACCCTGTTCTGGCTGGCCTGCAGTGAAGATGAGCCGATGCTGCGCCCGACGTTTCTCGATCATGAACAGGATGAACGTACCTTTGCGGAAACCGACGATTTCATGCTGGGGCGAGACCTGCTGGTGGCAAGCGTTGTCGAGCCGGGGGCGCGTCGGCGCAGGGTCTACCTGCCCGACAATCAGTGCGGCTGGTACGATTGGCATAGCGGACAGTACTTCACCGGCGGGCAGGAGATTGTGCTGGATGCTCCCCTTGAACGCCTGCCGCTGCTGGTGCGGGCCGGCGCGGCGATTCCCCTTTCCGGCCATTATCACTGCCAGGACAGCGCGGCGGATGACCGGCGCCGGCTGGCGCTTTTCCCCCTGTCGGGCATCGGCTCAGGTACCGGGCTGCTGTATGAGGATGACGGAGAGAGCTTCGGCTGGCGGGACGGGCATGCCCTTTGGCTGCGCTGGGAAATGCACAGCAAGGCTGACCGGATAGATATCCGTTTCCAGCAAGAGGGAGATTACCGCCCGGCCTGGGATGTCTTGACGCTTCAACTGCCCGCCGGCGAGGATCGCCCTCTTTATATCAACGGCACGCGGACCACAACATATCGCCTTGGCTGA